In Armatimonadota bacterium, the genomic stretch CACTGCTTGAGATCGTGGTAGATCGCAACTGCTCCGACCTTCACATTTGCACCGCCAGCGAGCCTGTGATCCGTGAAGATGGTGCTTTGAAGCGACTGAACTTCGAAAAGTTTGATGCCGCGCAAACCCAGCGGATGATGTACGAAATCATCTCGGATGATCAGATTCAGCGATTCGAATCGACATTGGAGCTCGACTTCTCGTACGCACTTCCTCGAGGACGAGCACGATTCCGTGTGAACCTTTACCGAGACAAGGGCGCGGTTGCTGCTGCGTTCCGTTTGATTTCGAGCCGAATTCCAACAGTTCGCGAATTGAACCTCCCGCCGCTGCTTGATCAGCTCACCGAGCGACCTCGTGGCTTGATTCTGGTTACAGGTCCGACCGGTTCCGGTAAGTCGACTTCGCTCGCTGCGATGATCAACCACATCAACGCGAACTCGGCCGTTCACATCATCACGATTGAAGACCCGATCGAATACCTCCACTCGCACAAGCAGTCGCTGATCAACCAGCGTGAAGTTGGGCAAGATACCAAGAGCTTCAACAACGCTCTGCGTGCAGCGCTACGTGAAGACCCAGACGTCTTGCTCGTCGGTGAAATGCGTGACGTGGAAACGATCAGCTTGGCGATCACCGCAGCTGAAACGGGCCACTTGGTTTTCGCAACTCTCCACACCAACAACGCTGCGGAATCGATTGACCGTATCGTTGACGTTTTCCCTCCAGGACAGCAGGAACAAATCCGAGTTCAGCTTGCCAACAACTTGGTTGCGATTGTTTCGCAGCAGCTGTTGCCGCGAGCCAGTGGGCCGGGCCGTGTGCCAGTCAACGAAATCATGTTGGCCACCCCTGCGATCCGAAACCTTATCCGTGAAGGTAAAACTCACCAAATTCCTTCGACGATTCAGACCAGCGGAAACTTGGGCATGTTCACCATGGACCAATGCTTGCGCGATCTGTACATGAAGGGTGTCATCACTCTGGACGAAGCGATGAGCCGATGCCAGAACCAAGACGAACTGAAGAAGATGATTTCCACCACTGGGGCTGGTGTCCCTGGCGGAACACCTCCTCCACGACGCTAATATTGCCGACAAGAATATAAAGCCATGCCCATTTACAGCTACGCGTTCAAAGATGGTTCTGGAGGAATCCAGAAAGGCACCATGGAAGCCGAGAGCGAGGAAGTCCTACGTCGCCGTTTTGGCGAACAAGGTTTCGAAGTAATCGAAGTCCAGGTCATCAAGGCCAAGGCGCCCAAGCAGAAGAACCTCGGAAAGGTCAAGCGCGCTGATCTCGCGATTTTCTGTCGACAGTTCAGTACGATGGTTGACGCCGGTGTTTCGCTGGTG encodes the following:
- a CDS encoding type IV pilus twitching motility protein PilT — translated: MQQQAAAPPLEGAGKPRPIDDLHIDALLEIVVDRNCSDLHICTASEPVIREDGALKRLNFEKFDAAQTQRMMYEIISDDQIQRFESTLELDFSYALPRGRARFRVNLYRDKGAVAAAFRLISSRIPTVRELNLPPLLDQLTERPRGLILVTGPTGSGKSTSLAAMINHINANSAVHIITIEDPIEYLHSHKQSLINQREVGQDTKSFNNALRAALREDPDVLLVGEMRDVETISLAITAAETGHLVFATLHTNNAAESIDRIVDVFPPGQQEQIRVQLANNLVAIVSQQLLPRASGPGRVPVNEIMLATPAIRNLIREGKTHQIPSTIQTSGNLGMFTMDQCLRDLYMKGVITLDEAMSRCQNQDELKKMISTTGAGVPGGTPPPRR